One Actinomyces marmotae DNA window includes the following coding sequences:
- the lepA gene encoding translation elongation factor 4, giving the protein MSPILTPEQAAAVTPAATDPALIRNFSIIAHIDHGKSTLADRMLQATGVVAPRDMRAQYLDRMDIERERGITIKSQAVRMPWGAPGPDGAIRPYALNMIDTPGHVDFSYEVNRSLAACEGAVLLVDAAQGIQAQTLANLYMAIEGDLAIIPVLNKIDLPAAEPERHADEIASLIGCEPADILKVSGKTGAGVPELLDRIVEAVPAPEGDPAGPTRAMIFDSVYDTYRGVVTYVRVVDGALKPRERIEMLSTTAVHDLLEIGVISPEPSPTAGLGAGEVGYLITGVKDVRQSKVGDTVTSAAAPAAEPLAGYQEPKPMVFSGLFPVDGSDFPVLRDALDKLKLNDAALTYEPETSVALGFGFRCGYLGLLHLEIIRERLEREFNLDIISTAPSVVYRVTTEDRAVHTVTNPSEYPEGKILDVQEPVVRATILTPSEFVGTVMELCQSRRGTMQGMDYLSETRVEMHYVLPLAEIVFDFFDALKSRTRGYASLDYEMDGEQSADLVKVDILLNGDKVDAFSAIVHKDAAYSYGLKLTKRLKELIPRQQFEVPVQAAIGSRIIARETIRALRKDMLAKCYGGDISRKRKLLEKQKEGKKRMKAIGSVDVPQEAFIAALGADNPTGKDGK; this is encoded by the coding sequence GTGTCACCGATCCTCACGCCCGAGCAGGCCGCCGCCGTCACCCCGGCCGCGACCGATCCCGCGCTGATCAGGAACTTCTCCATCATCGCCCATATCGACCACGGCAAGTCCACCCTGGCCGACCGCATGCTCCAGGCCACCGGCGTCGTCGCCCCCCGCGACATGCGCGCCCAGTACCTCGACCGCATGGACATCGAGCGCGAGCGCGGCATCACCATCAAGTCCCAGGCCGTGCGTATGCCCTGGGGCGCGCCCGGCCCCGACGGCGCCATCCGCCCCTACGCCCTCAACATGATCGACACCCCCGGGCACGTCGACTTCTCCTACGAGGTCAACCGCTCCCTGGCGGCCTGCGAGGGAGCCGTCCTGCTCGTCGACGCCGCCCAGGGCATCCAGGCCCAGACCCTCGCCAACCTCTACATGGCCATCGAGGGCGATCTCGCGATCATCCCCGTGCTCAACAAGATTGACCTGCCCGCCGCCGAGCCCGAGCGCCACGCCGATGAGATCGCCTCGCTCATCGGCTGTGAGCCCGCGGACATCCTGAAGGTCTCCGGCAAGACCGGCGCCGGCGTGCCCGAGCTGCTCGACCGCATCGTCGAGGCCGTCCCCGCGCCGGAGGGCGACCCCGCCGGGCCCACGCGCGCCATGATCTTCGACTCCGTCTACGACACCTACCGCGGCGTCGTCACCTACGTGCGCGTCGTCGACGGGGCCCTCAAGCCCCGCGAGCGCATTGAGATGCTCTCCACCACCGCTGTCCACGACCTGCTCGAGATCGGCGTCATCAGCCCCGAGCCCAGCCCCACGGCGGGCCTGGGCGCCGGGGAGGTCGGCTACCTCATCACCGGGGTCAAGGACGTGCGCCAGTCCAAGGTCGGCGACACCGTCACCTCCGCCGCCGCGCCGGCCGCCGAGCCGCTGGCTGGATACCAGGAGCCCAAGCCCATGGTGTTCTCCGGGCTTTTCCCCGTGGACGGCTCGGACTTCCCCGTGCTGCGCGACGCCCTGGATAAGCTCAAGCTCAACGACGCGGCCCTCACCTACGAGCCCGAGACCTCCGTGGCGCTCGGCTTCGGCTTCCGCTGCGGCTACCTCGGCCTGCTGCACCTGGAGATCATCCGGGAGCGCCTCGAGCGCGAGTTCAACCTCGACATCATCTCCACCGCCCCCTCCGTGGTCTACCGGGTCACCACCGAGGACCGCGCCGTCCACACCGTGACCAACCCCTCGGAGTACCCCGAGGGCAAGATCCTCGATGTCCAGGAGCCCGTGGTCCGCGCGACCATCCTGACCCCCAGCGAGTTCGTGGGCACCGTCATGGAACTGTGCCAGTCGCGGCGCGGCACCATGCAGGGCATGGACTACCTCTCCGAGACGCGCGTGGAGATGCACTACGTGCTGCCCCTGGCGGAGATCGTCTTCGACTTCTTCGACGCCCTGAAGTCCCGGACCCGCGGTTACGCCTCCCTGGACTACGAGATGGACGGCGAGCAGTCCGCGGACCTGGTCAAGGTCGACATCCTCCTCAATGGGGACAAGGTGGACGCCTTCAGCGCCATCGTCCACAAGGACGCCGCCTACTCCTACGGCCTCAAGCTCACCAAGCGCCTCAAGGAGCTCATCCCGCGCCAGCAGTTCGAGGTGCCCGTGCAGGCGGCCATCGGCTCGCGGATCATCGCCCGCGAGACCATCCGCGCCCTGCGCAAGGACATGCTCGCCAAGTGCTACGGGGGGGACATCTCCCGCAAGCGCAAGCTGCTGGAGAAGCAGAAGGAGGGCAAGAAGCGGATGAAGGCGATCGGAAGCGTCGACGTCCCGCAGGAGGCCTTCATCGCGGCGCTCGGCGCGGACAATCCCACCGGTAAGGACGGCAAGTAG
- a CDS encoding MOSC domain-containing protein gives MRDDGADLVLTRGLARVLGEPHAGADGRHRDEPSPFTDGDLVGAVSAVCVVARLRPDCGAPGVSAIHKAPVDGPVAVNALGLLGDQQADREHHGGLDKALHVLDAAEARHWAGVLGPERGLAAGGMGENMLIEPGAIGGIDDVEIGAILSIGPGAAPGEGGERSAAGAGGPVPPGGESPRRGILVTVTGVRNPCSTFARGMGRGDWVEVFSERARVGVYLSVLRDGSVLAGDEVRVVSTPGHRVTCHRWFAHHDPRDAQAMLASEAFGNLRLADYTRKYVTAAADERVG, from the coding sequence ATGAGGGACGACGGCGCTGATCTGGTTCTCACCCGCGGGCTCGCCCGGGTGCTGGGCGAGCCGCACGCGGGCGCCGATGGGCGCCACCGCGACGAGCCCTCGCCATTCACCGACGGCGACCTCGTGGGCGCCGTCAGCGCCGTGTGCGTCGTGGCGCGCCTGCGCCCCGACTGCGGCGCCCCCGGTGTCTCCGCGATCCACAAGGCCCCCGTCGACGGCCCCGTGGCGGTCAATGCCCTGGGCCTGCTGGGGGATCAGCAGGCGGATCGCGAGCATCACGGCGGCCTCGACAAGGCCCTCCACGTCTTGGATGCCGCCGAGGCCCGCCACTGGGCCGGGGTGCTCGGCCCCGAGCGCGGCCTGGCCGCCGGGGGCATGGGCGAGAACATGCTCATCGAGCCCGGCGCCATCGGCGGCATTGACGACGTCGAGATCGGCGCGATCCTGTCCATCGGCCCGGGCGCCGCCCCGGGGGAGGGCGGCGAGCGCTCCGCCGCTGGGGCCGGGGGCCCCGTCCCGCCTGGCGGGGAGAGCCCCCGGCGCGGCATCCTCGTGACGGTCACCGGCGTGCGCAACCCCTGCTCCACCTTCGCCCGCGGCATGGGCCGCGGTGACTGGGTGGAGGTCTTCTCCGAGCGAGCCCGCGTGGGCGTCTACCTCTCCGTGCTGCGCGACGGGAGCGTGTTAGCCGGCGACGAGGTCCGGGTGGTCTCCACCCCCGGCCACCGCGTCACCTGCCACCGCTGGTTCGCCCACCACGACCCGCGCGACGCCCAGGCGATGCTCGCCTCCGAGGCCTTCGGCAACCTCCGCCTGGCTGATTACACGCGCAAGTACGTGACCGCCGCCGCCGATGAGCGGGTCGGCTGA